The genomic DNA CCCAGATACGCTTTTTTAACTTCTTCGTCAACCAACAGCTTTTTACCCTCTCCAGACATGGTGATGCGTCCGGTTTCCAACACATAAGCATAGTCGGCGGTGTGCAACGCCATGTTGGCGTTTTGTTCAATCAAAAGAATCGTCATGCCCTGGCGGTTAATTTCCTTGATGATATCAAAGATACCGCGCACGATAATGGGCGCCAATCCCAGCGAGGGTTCATCCATCATCAACACTTTCGGGCGGCTCATGAGTGCGCGGGCCACTGCTAACATCTGTTGCTCACCGCCAGAAAGGGTACCCGCCGCCTGCCAATGACGTTCCTTTAGACGCGGGAACAAATCGTACACCCATGCGATGTCGTCATCCAACTTGTCGTGCCGAAGGTAAGCGCCAATTTTGATATTTTCAAGCACTGTCAAATCGGCAAATACGCGTCTCCCCTCGGGTACTAGTGTGACCCCCTTCGAGACAATCGTTTCGGTAGGTAGACCACTGATCTTTTCATTCAAAAATGTAATTTCGCCATTCTTGATCGGCACAAGTCCCGCAATAGCGCGCAGTGTAGTGCTTTTGCCCGCACCGTTGGCACCGATGAGTGTTACAATACTCTTTTCCGGAACATCAAATGAGATGCCCTTGACAGCCTCAATGCCACCGTAATTGACTTTTAAATCGTTGACCTTAATCATCGGCCGCCACCCCCAGATACGCCTCTATAACGCGTGTGTTGTTTTGAATTTCGCCTGGCGTACCGGAAGCGATGGTCTTACCAAAATCCAGCACGTAGATGCGATCAGAAATGCGCATAACCAGATCCATGTGGTGTTCAATCATAAACACCGTCAGACCAAAATCATCTCGAATCTGCTTGATAAAATCAGTCAGCTCTTCGGTTTCCTGCGGGTTCATGCCTGCAGCCGGCTCATCGAGCAGCAACAGTGTGGGTTCCGTGGCCAATGCACGCGCAATCTCAAGACGACGCTGTTTGCCATAGGGCAGATTGTTGGCCTTTTCATCCTTTAGATTCTCAAGGTCGAGAATTTGCAGGAGCTCCAGCGTTCTTTGACGCATAGCCGCCTCTTCGGCGCGATTTAGGCGCAGCATAGCTGAAACCACACCGGCCTTTGAGCGCATATGCCGCGCGATAAGAACATTTTCAAACACGGTTAGGTTTTTAAACAGTCGGATGTTCTGAAAAGTTCTAGCGATACCCAGCTTGGTAATCGCATCGGGCGTTTTAACCATCACTTTACTGAATTTATCGGCATCACTGCCCTGGTAAAGCTTTTTCATCGCACCCTGCGGATGGTTTGAAACAATTAGTTCGCCATTAAAGTGAATCGCGCCGTTTGTGGGGGTATAAACGCCGGTAATCACATTAAAAGCAGTGGTTTTTCCCGCACCATTGGGACCGATGAGCGCGACGATCTCGCCACGATTAATTTCCAGCGAGAGATCGTTGACTGCCACGACACCACCAAACTGCATCGTGACGTTTTCTAAACGCAATACATTATTATTCATGTGCCGCACCGCCCTTCGCCTTGGCCCTTTTAGCAAACGGCTTTTTAAATAAACCGATCAGGCCCTTCCACGAGAATTCGCGGTCGCCCATAATCCCTTGACGGTAGAAAAGTACGACGCACATAATGATGACCGAGAACACCACCTTGCGGAATCCTGAGCGCAAAAGCGGCACATGAAACCCACTGATGACAGTCTCAGCATCGAGAAAGCGTAGCCACCACTCGCTGCAAGCGATGAATAGAAAGGACGAGAGGCAGCTACCGGTGACCGATCCGATACCACCTATGACCACGATAAGTAAAATTTCATAGGTCATAGCCGACTTAAAGGCCGAAGCCTGAACGGTGGTTTGATACATCGCCAGCAACGCACCACTGACGCCCGCAAAAAACGAGCTGATGACAAATGAGAGCATTTTATGCTTAAACAAGCTGATGCCCATGGCCTCGGCCGCGATTTCATCCTCACGAATCGCTTTGAAAGCCCGCCCGAATGAAGAATTGATCAGCAGTACGATCAATGCAATGCAGATGCCAGACACCGCGAACGGGAACAGCACCGACGAAAACGCCGGGAATTTGCGCAGTAGGTTGGAACCATTCGTGATGGGCCCCAGCTTATCCCACTGGAAGATGGCGCGAATAATTTCAGCAAATCCCAGCGTGGCAATAGCAAGATAATCACCCTTTAAACGCAACACAGGCAGACCAATTAAAAAGGCAAATGTCGCCGCTGCAAGTCCGGCTAAGACCAACGCCACCGGTACCGGTAGTGCAAACTGAATAATGCCACCATCAAAGTATTGATAAACCTGTGCTCTAGCCTGCGGCGGAATCGTAAAGATTGCATATGTATAAGCACCGATGAGCATAAAGCCTGCCTGACCGAGCGAAAACAGCCCTGTGAAGCCGTTTAAAAGGTTCAACGAAACGGCAACCAATGCGTAGATGGCACCCTTTTTAAGTACCGTGAACAACATTGAAGTAGAGGGTAACGTGCGCTCAAGCAAAAATAAAAATACAAACAGCGCCGCCACAGCAATGAGGGAATAAATGCTTTTCATCTTTTTATCCATGGCAGCCACCTAAACCTTATCCGTCGTTTTTTCACCGAACAACCCCGTGGGTTTTGCCACAAGGATGACGATGAGCAACGCAAAGGTGAAAGCATCCGAGAAGGTGGTCCAGCCAGCGCCCTTGATCAGACTTTCACAGATGCCGATGATGAACGCACCAACCACGGCGCCGGGAATGGACCCGATACCGCCGAATACCGCGGCGACAAACGCTTTGAGGCCCGGCATTGCACCCGCCGTCGGTACGACGCCGGTGTAATTTGTAAAGTAAAGTAGCGAGCCCACGCCGGCCAGCAACGAACCAATGATAAACGTGGTGCTAATGACATTGTTGATTTTGATACCCATCAGTCGCGCTGTTTCAAAATCGCGCGAGACAGCACGCATCGCCATACCGATCTTCGTATACTTTATCAATATGACCAGCGCGACCACCAATACGATGGTAAGCACCGGAGTGATGACGGTGACGCGCTTGGTGGTCGCCGTACCAATGTTTATAATATCGCTTATCCACGGAATGGGCGGATATTGCTTGGCCAAACCACCCGTGACATAAAGCGCCATATTCTGAAGCAGATAAGAAACACCGATGGCCGAAATCATAATGGACATGCGTGGCGCGTTACGCAGTGGTTTATAGGCCACACGCTCAATGACAAAACCGAGCAAAACGGTGAGTGCCAATACCAGCGGTATGGCGGCATACAACGGCATGGCAGTTGAAAAGTAGACCATCATTAGGCCTGCCACCATAAAAATATCGCCGTGGGCAAAGTTGATCAGGCGCAAAATACCGTAAACCATTGTATAACCAATGGCAATCAGCGCATACTGCCCGCCAACCGAGATTCCTGCCAATATGTACGGCAGATTCTCGTTAAAAAATTTCATGTTCCGGAACCCCCACATAATACAAAGTTTGGCGGGAACAGATATGTGCTATTTGCCCCCGCCAAGCTTATTTTCTTTTTAGGCGTCTTTCTTGAGATTTAACACTTTAATTAACGCCCTGAATCGCGACAAATTCCCACTTACCGGTTTCGGTGTTGACCTTCTTGACGAAGGCCGCGTCACGGATAGCATCACCGGTCTCATTGAAAACAATCCTGCCAGAAATACCAGTGTAATCGACCTTCCACAATGCTTCATTAACAGCTTTGGGGTCGGCAGAACCGGCAGCCTTAATGGCCTCAAGCGCGGTGAAATAAGCGTCGTAGCCCATAGCAGAAACCGCCGCGATGGTGTCGTCTCCGCCGTTGTTAGAAAGATTGGTGGGGTTCGCGTTAATCCACTCTTTAATGCCCTTGACGAATTCAGCGCCTTGCTCGTCGTCGGTGCCTTCGTCAAAGAAGGTGGTCACATAAAGATCGGTTTTAGTGCCCTTGGCAGCGTTGAGAATAACGTTAGAGTCCCATGTGTCGCCCGCCATCATGGGAATGCCCAGGCTCTGTGCATTAGCCTGCTCAATGATAAGCGCCGCAGCTTCGGTGGAAACAGGGGCAAAGAAAACATCGGCACCCTCGTTCTTCGCCTTGGTCAGATAGGGGGTGAAGTCGCTGTTGCCCTCGGGGAAGGTCTCGTAAATAACCTTGCCACCCAGCGCCTCAAACGCCTGCTGGAAGTAGTAGCACAGGCCTACCGAATAGTCATCGCCGAGCTTGGCAAGGCTGTAAGCGGTTTTAGCCGAGAAGCTGTCAGTAGCAAAGTTCGCCAGAACGGTGCCCTGGAACGGATCAAGGAAGCAAATGCGGAAGTAGTGTGTATTGCCTTCGGTAACCTGCGGGTTGGTGCAGGTGACGCCGATAACCGGAATGCCCGCGTTAGCAAACACGTCGGAAGCGGCAATGGAAACGCCCGAACCATAGGAGCCCAATGCAATGGAAACACCGGAGCTGACCAGTGAAGCAGCAGCCGACGGGCCCTTGTCGTTAGAAGACTCGTTATCAACGATCACAAGCTCGACTTTATAGTCTTTGCCGCCGACGTTGACGGTGTTAACCAGGCTGTTTGCATACTGGATGCCCAGCGTCTCCTGCTTGCCACCTGCGCCATTATCGCCAGAGGCAGGCTCGTATACGCCAATCTTAATGACATCGACAGCAGCATCGCCCGAAGCGGACGGAGCAGCAGAGGAAGCTGGAGCAGCCGAAGAAGTGGAACCGCCGCAGGCAGTCAAAGCCAGCAGCAGTGCGAGTGCCAGTGACAGCGCTATAACCTTTTTCATTACAAATCTCCTCCAAATTAAGGATACCCGCATTTTTTATGCAGGGCTTACGGAATAATTCTTCCGCTGAAATACAATTATACGCGCACGCAATACAGATTTCAATAGAAAAGCAGTTATTTTAGTCGAATGTACATTTCTTCTAATTATAGGTGATTTTCTGTTTTTGAACGGTGGATTGTATGTTAATTATGACGGTTTTGCAGTTTTATCCGTCATTTCAACCCCTAAACCACAATTAAAAACCGTTTATGGCAAATATTTCTGAAATATTGGCTAGAATTGACACTTCAATGTGCATGCATTCCCCTGTTACAAGGTGGTGAAATTGCACATTTTTGCGGTATCACGCCTATCTTTTTATGCATGTTGTCGCTCCACCATAGAATACATCGCCCACCAGTGGATGTCCCACCACAGAAAAGTGCGGCTAATCTGCTTCATGTCCCCTATGCAAAGTGCATTCCACAACTGACAGACTGTCATTTTGTGCTTACACACAATTTTGCGCTGGCGGATTTTCCATCGGTGTACGCTGTCTGCCAACCGGAATTTCCCTAGTGTATGCGAAAGATGCTGGTTATATTGACAAACCTTTACATACTATAAAGTTTGGCGGGTACAGCTATATTTAAGTGTCCCCGCCAAACCTATTTTCTTTTTTAGGCATCCGCCTTATGATAATTTATTTACTGGGCTATGCTCCGTTTCAGCCACAATTTCCCACTCCCCGGTTTCGGTATTAACCTTCTTGATGAAAGCCACATTACGTATTGCGTTACCGTTTTTGTCAAAGATGATAGGGCCGGAAACACCCTCGTGCTGTACCTTTAAAAGCGCTTCATTGATAGCCTTAGGGTCTATCGAGCCAGCAGCCTTTATCGCCTCGAGAGCGGTGAAGTAGGCATCATAGCCCATTACAGATACTGCTGAAATAGTGTCATCGCCGCCATTGTTTTTAAGGTTGGTAGAGCTGGATTTTATCCATTTCTTGAAGCCCTTAACAAATTCTGAATCCTTATCTTTGATGATATTTTCATCAAAAAAGGTGGTTACATAGATGTCAAGGTTTGTGTCCTTTGCGGCATTGAGCACAGCTTTAGAATCCCAAGAGTCGCCCGCCAGCAACGGTATTGTAAAATTCTGCGCATCAGCCTGATCAATAATCCTTTCCGCCAACGGTATTGAAACAGGAGCAAAAAAAACATCTGCGCCACTATTCTTAGCGGTATTAAGGTAAGGGCGAAAGTCTGTGGTGCCCTCATGGAAAGTCCAATAAATCACCTTGCCACCCAGCGCTTCGAACTGCTTACGAAAGTAGTAACATAAATCGACCGAATAATTATCGCCCAACTTTGCCAAGCAATAAGCTGTCTTGGCCTTTAAACCATTGGTGGCAAAATCAGCAAGAACAGCGCCCTGGAAGGGATCAAGATAGGTAAGAGTATAATGGTGCGTATTGCCCAGAGTGACCTGCGGATTGGTGCAGGTGGCACAGAGTACAGGAATTTCGGCTTTTGAAAAAACGTCGGAAGCTGCGATGGTAACTGCGGAGCCATAAGAGCCGATAACTATGGGGACGCCTAATCTTACAAGCGCTTCAGCAGCCAGTGGGCCTTTAATAATGGAGGACTGGTTATCGACAATAACCAGCTTAACGGGATATTCCTTGCCGCCGATGTTAACGGTGTTAACAAGGCTGTTTGCATATTGAATCCCGAGGGTTTCCTGCTTTCCGCTCGCAGCATTCTCGCCAGAAGCAGGCTCGAAAACGCCAATCTTGATGACATCAGTAGGAGTTTGGGAAGTGGAAACAACGCCTGATGATGTAGGGACAGCTGTCAAAGAAGAACCGCCGCATGCGTTCAGTGCCAGTAACAGGGCAGCTATGAGCGATAGCGATACGATCTTTTTCATGCTAATACCCTCCAAATTCCGAATGCTTGCATCTATGCAAAAATTACAAAAAACTACGTGCAAAAGCAGTATCAACTTCAATAAAAAGATGTTTTGCACATTTCAAACAATTACATTCTATTTGTATTTCTAAATGACGGATTGTATGTTAAAAAAGACCGTTGGAATTCCAAACACTATTTTATCAGGTGTACCTCAGCGTGTATTCCATGCTTTTTAATTATTTTAGTAATATCATCGGGTAAGGGCGCAAATAGACACATCTGTTTTTTGGTTATGGGATGGATAAACATCACCTTGGTACAGTGCAGCGCTTGCCTTTGAATATCAGCTATCTCCCCACCGTAAAATGCATCTCCCAAAAGTGGATGTCCAACTGCGGAGAAGTGTACGCGTATCTGATGCATGCGCCCTGTATGCAGAATACATTCCAACACAGTCAGCTTTTCGTTAGCCGCAAGCACCCTGTATTCGGTTCGTGCCGCCTTGCCGTCCGCCCGCACAACCTGACGCGGTTCATAAGGCTTTTGCTGCGCGAGCGGCAACTCTATAAAGCCGTGTAAATCTTTGATTCGTCCCTGTACCACCGCCAAATAACGTTTGTCAATCTTTTGCCACAACTGCGCCGCCGCAAGTTGGTGCTTTGCTACGACCAGCGCACCACTGGTATCACGATCCAACCGGATCATAGCGCGAAATACACCTTCGGCTGTGTTCTCCAACGTGTCGGCATAATGGCTGCCGGACCGATGGCACACCAGCCCCGCAGGCTTGTTGTAGACAATGATGTCGGCGTCCTCATACAGTACCGGCACAATTTCGCTGCTTACAGAACGCTTAACTGTCGGTTGGGGCAGCGCCACCGTCAATATCTCGCCCCGCTTTAATATATATGTTGAGCGAACCCGCCGCCCCGAGACGCAAAGCCCATCTTCAGTCTGCTTGAGCACAATAATCAACCGTTTGGAATAGCCCTCGGCCAATAACCGCTCCTCTACGCTTTGTCCGTGCTCTTCTACACAATACGAAAACTGCCGAGGGCCTGTCGACGCTCCTGTCGACGCGTTATTCATGCGTCAAAGCCTCCTTTTTAGGCAAAAAGCGCTTGCTTTCCGAGATAAACAACCCCACCAACGTCAGCGCGGTACCAAATGCGGCCAACCCGGTAATTTTTTCACGCAATACAAGGGCGGATGTTACAACCGTGATCACCGGAACCGCATAGATGTAGACACCCGTTTTGACGGCACCCAGCATTTTTACTGCGGCACCCCACGTCACAAAGCATAGCGCCGAAGCACCCAGCCCTAAAAACAGGAGATTGAACAGGTTCACCGGAACAAGCAGCTGGGCGGTATTGGGGCTAAAATCCAATATGAACAGCGCGGGCAACATAAACACCAACCCGTAAAAGAAAGCCCTGCGTGTTGTTTGAATGGTGTTGTAGCCAAAGTGGCTGATCTTTCTGGTCAGCACCGAATAGAATGCCCATGCTATCGCCGCGAGTACAGCCAGCATGTCTCCGATGGGGTTGAGCTTTAATACGGTGCTGCCGTTAAAGCTGATAAGAAAAATACCGGTCAGTGCAACGACAAATCCAACAAAAAACTGTACCTGCAGCCTTTCGCCATCCAGAAAGAAGTGCGCCAGAAGCGCGATAAAAAATGGGCCTATTGACACAATAACTCCGACATTAGACGCAAAGGTGTAGGTCAGCGCAATGTTCTCCATCAAGAAATAAAGGGTAACCCCACATAGGCCTGCAGCCGCAAAATACAGCTCCTGCCTTCTTTCCACAATTTTAAGCCTTTTGGGGCAAACTAACCACAAAGCCACAAACCCGGTGAAAAATCTTAGAAATAATATTTCTACCGGTGAAAAATCCCTAAGCAATATTTTTGTCGATATAAAGGTGGTTCCCCAGATAAAAACTGTTATAAGTGCTGTCAGATGACCGGTTAACACATTCTTTTTTTCCATAAAAGCCTCTCTATTCCTTGTTTAGTTATATTCATTTTTTGCATCGTATTTTCGATTTAAATGCTTCTGACGTCAGCGAGTTCCTGCTCACCTATTTCATCCTGGCCCGACAAAGATGCTCTGCTAAAATCATGGTGCCTTTTTAAAGCCGCATCTGTACTAAAAATGTTCATATACTGTTTTGGTGTCAGGCCGATAAACTTCTTGAAGAAATTTGAAAAATGGCTTTGATCATTGAAACCTGTCTGCAAAGCAGTTTCAAGCGGCGGAACCCCTTGAGCCAGCAGCTCTTTAGCCCTGTCAATGCGAATCGTCTCCAGGTAGCTGTAGGGCGAAATGCTCTTCCACTTGGTAAACGCACGCAGCAACGTATATTTGCGCAAGCCGGTTAAACAGCATAAATCATTTAATGTAATGCTCTCCATATAATGCGACTCTAAAAATTCACAGACAGCCTGCAGCTCTGGACCCAGTGCCGGCTGCTGTGCAGGTGTCTCTTGTTTTGTATAATCTATCAAAAGCTGTTCTAATAAGAAATAGAATAGCTCCTCTTTTTTAAAGTCGCTTGCCCCCTGCATCAGCTTTTGATGCAGCTCTTTGAGCAGCGGTACTAGCTCACTACGAAAATTGGCCTGTGGCGCAAATACGGGTAAATAATCCTGTCCGGTCACCTCAAAGACCGCTTTGCGCATCACTTCCGGCTGAATATGAATGCTGCGGTAATTAAAAGCTTTGCCGTCAATCTGCGCACAAGCATGATTGTCTCCGGGATTATATAACACCATGTCCCCCGGTTCCAACGTATACAATTTGTTTTTGCAGGATAGTTGGCGCCGTCCTTTTTCAATAAAGCCGATGACATAATAGGCGTGAAAGTGGTTGGGAAAAGGTTGCATAACACCTTGAAAATGCAGCGCTTCGACCTGAAGTGCCAAATCAAATATAACCGTTCGGATTTCGTGATTCAATGATTGCCCCGCCTTTCGTCGTTCTCTGTTACACAGTCTATCACAAAAGCGGTTTGCCGTTCTTGTAAGATATTGCGTCATCTTAAGTGATATGCCGAAGTTTACACGCGTTAAAAATCGGATTCAAACGCCTCCTAATTGTCGTTAATGTAAGGCTATTATAATGGCGCAGGTAAAAAAACACAAATCTATAAACATTTAGGAATCCATCTAAATGTACTTGACTTTTTAGGTTTCTGCTGCTAGCATACATTTAGATATTCTTCTAAATGTTCTAAAGTTTTAATAAGGAGGTGTCCTGCGTGAGCTTTCAAACCACCTTTAAGGCTCTTTCAGACCCCACGCGACGCGAAATTCTCTCGTTGCTCAAACGCGGTGCTATGACTGCGGGTGAGATCGGCACCAAATTCGAGATAACTGGTGCCTCCATCTCCCACCATCTTGCGGTGTTGCGTAACTCAGGGTTAATAACCGATGATCGGCGTGGCAAATATATCTATTATGAATTGAACATGACGGTGCTTGACGAGCTACTCGGTTGGGCTGCCGATTTGAGAGGAGAAAAGCCATGAAAATGAAAAAGCCAGTCATATTTCTTGTAGGCGTACTAGCGCTACTGCCGCTGGCGCTGACGGCCTGGTTTTACCCACGTTTACCGGCTACCATTCCAATGCATTGGAATATTGACGGTACCGTGCGCTACGACCCCAAGTATAACCTTTGGATAGTGTCAGCGTTGTCGCCGCTGCTTGCAGTACTATTCCCTGTGATGGCAAAAATCGACCCCAGAAGGCGCAATTACCAAAAGTTCAGTGCAGCCTATCAGGGCTTTATGATTGTGATTCTGCTGTTTTTTCTGATGATGAACAGCATCGTCATTTCAGAAGCACTCAACCCCGGGCGCATCTCGGTTTCCACCGTCGTAACTATCGGCGTGGGGTTGCTGTTCGTGTTTCTTGGCAACATTATGCCAAAGATCAAAAGCAATTTTTATATGGGCGCACGCACGCCATGGACCCTATCGGACCCCGATGTCTGGTTTAAAACCAACCGCCTGAGCGGCTATCTATTTTTTATCAGCGGCATCATCATCTGCGTCTGCCCGTTTATTCTGACCGAAAAAATGACATTTATCGTTTTAATGGCCATAACAGTTATCGTGGCTGTCATACCCGCGGTTATGAGCTACCTCTGGTACCGGAAAAATCACCGAAACGGCTAACCCTCTCCCGAAATAATTTTGCGAGAAAGGCGCACTGCACCCAATCGCACCAACTGACACAGGAGTTTTACAACATGGAAAAAGAAAAGAACAAGATCAAAAAAGTCGCATTGCCGGAAGATTTGCCAACCTATCAAACCCCAGAGCAGCTTATTGCCGCCGGAAAAGAAGATCGCTATATCTGCGATATAGCCGTGCGAAACGTCACCCTTCAGGATACTGATCTAAGCGATCTTAGCTTTGAAAATGTAGTTTTCTCACACTGTAGTTTTTCAGAAGCCGATTTGACTTACTGCACTTTCACCAACGTCCTGTTTGAAAACTGTGCGCTAACTAACTGTGACTTTTCTAAAAGCCGGATGCACCAGTGTGAGCTTAGAAACGCACAGTTTAAGGGTGCCAATTTCAGCGCCAGCCGCATATCTCACCTGCGAATCCAAAACTGTAATTTGCGGTATGCCAATTTTACCGAGTCGCAATTTGACCAATGTGAAATTGCTGGCAGCGATCTGACCGACACCTTTTTTGCCAGCTGCGCTTTTAAACAACTCACCGTGTCAGAATCGCAGTTTATTCGTTCGGAATTTTTTCGCACACCGCTCAAGGATATCGATTTTACCACCTGTACGCTGGATGGAATCTGCGTTTCCGAAACAGGTAAGGAGCTTTCAGGCGCTATTGTAAACATTTTTCAGGCAGCCGAGTTGGCAAGATTGTTTGGAATTATTATCAAAGAGAACGGCTGACGTTCTTACATAAAAAAGCGGCGAAAAAAATTTCCGCCGCTTTTTTAGTACTCGCAGGTGTTGAAGCCCGCAAACCTATTATTCTTTTTTTAGAATTTTGTCACCAACATAAAGGCCATGCGCCGCCGCATGCGAAAGGGATCGGGTAAATCCTGCACCGTCTCCTACCGCATAGATGTCTTTGCACCCTTCAAGTTCAAAATCGTTGGTAGCGGGGCGGGCCGAATAATATTTGCACTCCACACCGTAAAGCAACGTATCATAGTTGGCGGTTCCCGGCGAGATTTTATCCAAGGCGTGCAGCGTTTCGATGATATTGTCAAGCTGACGCTTGGGCATACATAGGCTCAAATCGCCAGGTACAGCATCTAACGTAGGGCGTACAGTAGACTGACCCAGACGATGCTCGTTGGTTCGCCTGCCTGCCTCAAGATCGCCGAGCCGCTGCACCAGCACGCTACCTCCGGATATCATGTTCGCCAGCGAAGCCACAGCCCGGGCATATTCAATTGGCTCGTCAAACGGCTTGGTAAAACGGATAGTGGTCAGCAGTGCAAAGTTAGAGTTTTGGGTCTTTTTAGCCTCATCGCGGTAAGAGTGGCCGTTAACAGTCAGAATACCGCCGGTGTTTTCCATCACAACGCTGCCCCGCTCGTTAAAGCAAAACATGCGGGTGGTGTCACCGTACATCTTAGAGCGATACCAGATTTTTGGCTCATATATCTGCTGTGAAAAATCCTGCCAGATCAACGAGGACATTTCTACCCGTACACCAATGTCAATTTGGTTGTTAAACAGTGGCACACCGTTCTTTCGGCACCACTCAGAAAAAAAGCGGCTACCCACACGCCCGACGGCAAAGATGATACTCTCAGCCAACAGCTGATTTTCCACGCCGCCACGACTTTTCAGGGTCAGCAAGTGGCTTTCACGGTCGACATCGGTAACCTCGGTCTCGGTTATTATTTCGATACGGCCGCGCAGCGAATCGACCAGTTTTAACATGGTTGCGAAATTGGAGTCGGTACCTAGGTGCTTAAGCTGCGCC from Oscillospiraceae bacterium MB24-C1 includes the following:
- a CDS encoding pentapeptide repeat-containing protein, which encodes MEKEKNKIKKVALPEDLPTYQTPEQLIAAGKEDRYICDIAVRNVTLQDTDLSDLSFENVVFSHCSFSEADLTYCTFTNVLFENCALTNCDFSKSRMHQCELRNAQFKGANFSASRISHLRIQNCNLRYANFTESQFDQCEIAGSDLTDTFFASCAFKQLTVSESQFIRSEFFRTPLKDIDFTTCTLDGICVSETGKELSGAIVNIFQAAELARLFGIIIKENG
- a CDS encoding autorepressor SdpR family transcription factor; the encoded protein is MSFQTTFKALSDPTRREILSLLKRGAMTAGEIGTKFEITGASISHHLAVLRNSGLITDDRRGKYIYYELNMTVLDELLGWAADLRGEKP
- a CDS encoding FAD-dependent oxidoreductase, with product MAAYRMIEEKPSLKITLIEKGPDLRKRACPMVSGGAHTCVHCPHCSIMEGLAGAGAFSDGKYVISTEYGGWLTDYLPQKLVIDYIEQADSVLVGFGATTDRFMPSNTLKKLCLQNDLHMHQAQLKHLGTDSNFATMLKLVDSLRGRIEIITETEVTDVDRESHLLTLKSRGGVENQLLAESIIFAVGRVGSRFFSEWCRKNGVPLFNNQIDIGVRVEMSSLIWQDFSQQIYEPKIWYRSKMYGDTTRMFCFNERGSVVMENTGGILTVNGHSYRDEAKKTQNSNFALLTTIRFTKPFDEPIEYARAVASLANMISGGSVLVQRLGDLEAGRRTNEHRLGQSTVRPTLDAVPGDLSLCMPKRQLDNIIETLHALDKISPGTANYDTLLYGVECKYYSARPATNDFELEGCKDIYAVGDGAGFTRSLSHAAAHGLYVGDKILKKE
- a CDS encoding SdpI family protein, with the protein product MKMKKPVIFLVGVLALLPLALTAWFYPRLPATIPMHWNIDGTVRYDPKYNLWIVSALSPLLAVLFPVMAKIDPRRRNYQKFSAAYQGFMIVILLFFLMMNSIVISEALNPGRISVSTVVTIGVGLLFVFLGNIMPKIKSNFYMGARTPWTLSDPDVWFKTNRLSGYLFFISGIIICVCPFILTEKMTFIVLMAITVIVAVIPAVMSYLWYRKNHRNG
- a CDS encoding AraC family transcriptional regulator, which gives rise to MNHEIRTVIFDLALQVEALHFQGVMQPFPNHFHAYYVIGFIEKGRRQLSCKNKLYTLEPGDMVLYNPGDNHACAQIDGKAFNYRSIHIQPEVMRKAVFEVTGQDYLPVFAPQANFRSELVPLLKELHQKLMQGASDFKKEELFYFLLEQLLIDYTKQETPAQQPALGPELQAVCEFLESHYMESITLNDLCCLTGLRKYTLLRAFTKWKSISPYSYLETIRIDRAKELLAQGVPPLETALQTGFNDQSHFSNFFKKFIGLTPKQYMNIFSTDAALKRHHDFSRASLSGQDEIGEQELADVRSI